The proteins below come from a single Deinococcus misasensis DSM 22328 genomic window:
- a CDS encoding MarC family protein, with product MTDLFALATQTFLTMVVVMDPIGLAPIFIGLAGNRPSFERRKMAIKATAVAGVIIFLFAFFGQSLLDHLGISIYSFKIAGGILLFLIALDMVFARPSGAKETEEEEKEAQNRQDPSVFPLAIPLIAGPGTLASIMILATKASGHILDLVVVMAVTAIVLALCYLALRLSGQIARVIGLTGVHVVTRVLGVLLGALAVQYVADGAWGIIQSHS from the coding sequence ATGACGGACCTGTTTGCCCTTGCCACCCAGACCTTTTTGACCATGGTGGTCGTGATGGACCCCATCGGTCTGGCCCCCATTTTCATCGGTCTGGCTGGAAACCGACCCTCTTTTGAACGCCGCAAAATGGCGATCAAGGCCACTGCGGTGGCCGGGGTGATCATTTTTCTGTTTGCCTTTTTTGGGCAGTCGCTTTTGGACCACCTTGGAATCAGCATTTACTCGTTCAAGATTGCAGGTGGAATCTTGCTGTTTTTGATCGCTCTGGACATGGTGTTTGCCCGTCCCAGCGGTGCCAAAGAAACCGAAGAAGAAGAAAAAGAAGCCCAGAACCGACAGGACCCGAGTGTGTTTCCTCTGGCCATTCCCCTCATTGCTGGACCGGGAACGCTGGCCAGCATCATGATTCTGGCGACCAAAGCCTCCGGGCACATTCTGGATCTGGTGGTGGTCATGGCGGTGACCGCGATTGTGCTGGCCCTGTGCTATCTGGCCCTCAGGCTCTCGGGGCAGATTGCCAGAGTCATTGGCCTGACCGGGGTGCATGTGGTGACCCGTGTGCTGGGGGTTTTGCTGGGTGCTCTGGCGGTTCAGTACGTAGCCGATGGGGCATGGGGCATCATCCAGTCGCATTCCTGA
- the rpoZ gene encoding DNA-directed RNA polymerase subunit omega gives MAEPNIDKMLSLTNSKYSLSVVVAKRALQLKAGTPSALPVDQRAKIRNLVTVAMRELASGKLQVGENLIDEEKLAQDLQRTKQALLQAQTVHALERD, from the coding sequence ATGGCGGAACCCAACATCGACAAAATGCTTTCCCTGACCAACAGCAAATACAGCCTTTCTGTGGTGGTCGCCAAGCGTGCCCTGCAACTCAAAGCAGGCACCCCCAGCGCCCTTCCCGTGGACCAGCGCGCCAAAATCCGCAACCTCGTGACCGTGGCCATGCGCGAACTGGCCAGCGGCAAATTGCAGGTTGGTGAAAACCTCATCGACGAAGAGAAACTCGCTCAGGACCTCCAGCGCACCAAGCAGGCCCTGTTGCAGGCCCAGACCGTTCACGCCCTCGAACGGGATTAA
- a CDS encoding GntR family transcriptional regulator yields MEDIMSRAVRGELKPGDKIPSARDFAQEKLVNPNTVVRAYQELERIGFIQTRRGLGSFITDDYTRIDAAREDLASQAIERLLQELRKLGMDNHAIETLVQKKLESSS; encoded by the coding sequence ATGGAGGACATCATGAGCCGGGCGGTCCGGGGCGAACTGAAACCCGGAGACAAAATCCCGAGCGCAAGGGATTTCGCTCAGGAAAAACTGGTGAACCCCAACACCGTGGTGCGGGCGTATCAGGAACTCGAACGCATCGGATTCATTCAGACCCGCCGGGGTCTGGGCAGTTTCATCACCGACGATTACACCCGCATTGACGCCGCCCGAGAAGACCTCGCTTCGCAGGCCATTGAGCGCCTCTTGCAGGAGCTTCGCAAACTGGGCATGGACAACCACGCCATTGAAACGCTGGTTCAAAAGAAATTGGAGAGCAGCTCATGA
- the coaBC gene encoding bifunctional phosphopantothenoylcysteine decarboxylase/phosphopantothenate--cysteine ligase CoaBC, whose product MHRVLVIVCASVAAMKAPFVLRRIRETGCETRVIASDSALNFVTPLALSSASGNELYTRGSWFSPQAGAQHLELAHWAEAVVVVAASADFMAKAALGLADDLGSATLLSVRCPVMWAPAMNTAMWEHPATGAHKAKLQSWGHQFIGPTSGKLGTRGEGEGMGRMLEPEEIAEQVKRVFAPKDLAGKKVLISAGPTREYLDPVRFVSNPSSGKMGFAVAEEALSRGAEVVIVSGPVSIPAPAGSKVVPVESALQMKAAMEDHFEWSDLVVMTAAVADYRAAEQKHEKQAKISEQVTIEMVPNPDILAALGQKKGNRVLVGFAMETHAGVERAAGKAQRKNADFICLNYPTREGTSFGGDDNQVTFVFPDGTFQDLPRMSKREVARLLLNEAMQRMQ is encoded by the coding sequence ATGCATCGTGTGCTTGTGATTGTGTGTGCCTCTGTGGCAGCCATGAAAGCCCCTTTTGTCCTGCGCCGCATCCGTGAAACAGGGTGTGAAACAAGGGTGATTGCCTCCGACAGTGCCCTGAATTTCGTGACCCCTCTGGCGCTCAGCAGTGCCTCGGGCAATGAACTGTACACCCGAGGGTCGTGGTTTTCCCCTCAGGCCGGAGCCCAGCACCTTGAACTCGCCCACTGGGCCGAAGCCGTGGTGGTGGTGGCTGCCAGTGCCGATTTCATGGCAAAGGCCGCTCTGGGGCTTGCAGACGATCTGGGCAGTGCCACTTTGCTTTCGGTGCGTTGTCCGGTGATGTGGGCACCTGCCATGAACACCGCCATGTGGGAACATCCGGCAACTGGGGCCCACAAAGCCAAATTGCAAAGCTGGGGTCACCAGTTCATCGGCCCCACTTCAGGCAAACTCGGGACCCGAGGGGAAGGGGAGGGCATGGGCAGAATGCTGGAACCCGAGGAGATCGCAGAACAGGTCAAGCGGGTCTTTGCACCCAAGGATCTGGCAGGCAAGAAAGTGCTGATCAGCGCTGGACCCACCCGTGAATACCTTGATCCGGTGCGGTTTGTGTCCAACCCTTCCAGTGGGAAAATGGGTTTTGCTGTGGCAGAGGAGGCCCTCTCCAGAGGGGCCGAAGTGGTGATCGTCTCGGGTCCGGTGTCCATTCCTGCGCCTGCGGGATCAAAAGTGGTGCCTGTGGAGTCTGCCCTGCAAATGAAAGCGGCCATGGAAGACCATTTCGAGTGGTCCGATCTGGTGGTGATGACCGCTGCCGTGGCAGATTACCGTGCTGCCGAACAGAAGCACGAAAAGCAGGCCAAAATCTCTGAGCAGGTCACCATCGAAATGGTGCCGAATCCAGACATTCTGGCGGCTCTGGGCCAGAAAAAAGGGAACAGGGTGCTGGTCGGTTTTGCAATGGAGACCCATGCTGGTGTGGAGCGTGCGGCAGGCAAGGCTCAGCGCAAAAATGCAGATTTCATTTGCCTGAATTACCCAACCCGCGAAGGCACCTCGTTTGGTGGAGACGACAACCAGGTGACTTTTGTGTTTCCAGATGGTACATTTCAAGACCTGCCTCGCATGTCCAAACGCGAGGTGGCAAGGTTGCTGCTGAATGAAGCCATGCAACGCATGCAGTGA
- the argR gene encoding arginine repressor gives MALTKEQRQRRIQEIISREAISTQAELVKRLNDEGMNVTQATISRDINELRLVRLPIGKSKHRYALAHVANESDVMDELAKLFRSFVRDMDRGENIIVIKTAEGHANGVAYLIDKLTRDDIIGTLAGQDTIMLVARTVKDGENLLEELSALLVS, from the coding sequence ATGGCACTCACCAAAGAACAACGTCAAAGACGCATTCAGGAAATCATCTCGCGTGAAGCGATCTCCACCCAAGCCGAACTGGTCAAACGCCTCAACGACGAAGGCATGAACGTCACACAGGCGACCATCTCCCGTGACATCAACGAACTCAGGCTGGTCCGGTTGCCCATTGGAAAAAGCAAGCACCGCTATGCTCTGGCCCATGTGGCCAACGAAAGCGATGTGATGGATGAACTCGCCAAACTGTTCCGCTCTTTTGTGCGCGACATGGACCGTGGTGAAAACATCATCGTCATCAAAACCGCCGAAGGCCATGCCAATGGGGTGGCCTACCTGATCGACAAACTCACCAGAGATGACATCATTGGCACCCTTGCCGGGCAAGACACCATCATGCTGGTGGCCCGCACGGTCAAAGACGGTGAAAACCTCTTGGAAGAATTGAGCGCACTGCTGGTTTCCTGA
- a CDS encoding ABC transporter ATP-binding protein: protein MMLQTQNLTKRFFNSVALEDLTFTANPGEFIGLLGVNGSGKSTLIKMAEGLVKPSSGSIKVLGQTPGEQTRKLVAYLPEIDHLYMSWNARYAFDFMKAFFPMNEQRFKDVLEFLSVNETARLGTLSKGNRTRVRLALTLAREAKLYLLDEPLSGIDPLTREQILHTLIREFRADDAESTMILATHQIAEAESLFDRVLVLDGGRVLLEGTAEDIRNARGISIDRAVKQDAMMAEARRRGGK, encoded by the coding sequence ATGATGTTGCAAACCCAGAACCTCACCAAACGGTTTTTCAATTCTGTCGCTCTGGAAGACCTCACCTTCACCGCCAATCCCGGAGAATTCATTGGCCTTTTGGGCGTCAACGGCAGCGGAAAAAGCACCCTGATCAAGATGGCCGAAGGACTGGTCAAGCCCTCCTCTGGAAGCATCAAGGTGCTCGGGCAAACCCCCGGTGAACAGACCCGCAAGCTGGTGGCTTACCTCCCAGAGATCGACCACCTGTACATGAGCTGGAATGCCCGGTACGCCTTTGACTTCATGAAGGCTTTTTTTCCCATGAATGAGCAGCGCTTCAAAGACGTGCTGGAATTTTTGAGCGTCAATGAAACAGCCCGACTGGGAACCCTGTCTAAGGGTAACCGCACGCGGGTCCGTCTGGCCCTTACGCTGGCCAGAGAAGCCAAACTGTATCTGCTGGATGAACCCCTCAGCGGCATTGATCCCCTCACCCGTGAGCAGATCCTGCACACCCTGATCCGTGAATTTCGTGCAGACGATGCCGAATCCACCATGATCCTCGCCACCCACCAGATTGCCGAAGCCGAAAGTTTGTTTGACCGGGTGCTGGTTCTGGACGGGGGTCGCGTGCTCCTGGAAGGCACCGCAGAGGACATTCGCAATGCCAGAGGCATCAGCATTGACCGTGCAGTCAAGCAAGACGCCATGATGGCCGAAGCCCGTCGTCGGGGAGGAAAATAA
- a CDS encoding NUDIX domain-containing protein, giving the protein MTAPLKTIKNNAVLVLFLPDRQQIIVQNRDGHRPPPWGYFGGGLEAGETPLDAILREIREELNLSLQAEDVTLWGCCKGETPEMEYTIHVFGMQFSGDPYQLEVLEGAGLDVVTPEEMLQRCAVGGPDEAITRLAMQKLIKS; this is encoded by the coding sequence ATGACTGCCCCTCTGAAAACCATCAAGAACAATGCTGTGCTGGTGCTTTTCCTGCCAGACCGACAACAGATCATCGTGCAAAACCGGGATGGGCACAGACCCCCACCGTGGGGCTATTTTGGTGGAGGTCTGGAAGCAGGCGAAACCCCTCTGGACGCCATCCTCAGGGAAATCCGTGAAGAATTGAACCTGTCCTTGCAGGCTGAAGACGTGACCCTCTGGGGATGCTGCAAAGGCGAAACCCCAGAGATGGAGTACACCATCCACGTGTTCGGGATGCAGTTCTCTGGAGACCCCTACCAATTGGAGGTGCTGGAAGGGGCAGGACTCGATGTGGTCACCCCAGAGGAAATGCTGCAGCGTTGTGCAGTGGGTGGTCCTGATGAAGCCATCACCCGACTGGCCATGCAGAAACTCATCAAGTCATGA